The following proteins come from a genomic window of Papilio machaon chromosome 7, ilPapMach1.1, whole genome shotgun sequence:
- the LOC106711230 gene encoding barrier-to-autointegration factor produces MSSTSQKHRNFVAEPMGEKPVTDLAGVGEVLGKRLETAGFDKAYVVLGQFLVLKKDKELFQEWMKETCSANSKQSSDCYECLKDWCDEFL; encoded by the exons ATGTCGAGTACTTCGCAAAAGCATAGAAACTTTGTGGCTGAACCTATGGGAGAGAAGCCTGTAACAGATTTGGCCGGTGTTGGTGAAGTATTGGGAAAGAGACTTGAAACTGCTGGTTTTGATAAG GCTTATGTTGTGCTGGGTCAGTTCTTAGTCCTAAAGAAAGATAAAGAATTATTTCAAGAATGGATGAAAGAAACTTGTAGTGCCAACTCAAAACAGTCCTCTGATTGTTACGAGTGTTTAAAAGATTGGTGCGatgaatttttgtaa
- the LOC106714080 gene encoding syntaxin-5 — MHPRRRNVGVPERTPLLEEDLNSYNKLDKKGKSHLPYALENTRNSIVPRLRTEEVDTVFDFLEDIVFEPVMAARDRTNEFVSTVRSLQSRTQAKPVVRDKRKAEVLETYSQFMSMAKVISKNITSTYAKLEKLAMLAKKKSLFDDRPVEIHELTYIIKGDLNSLNQQIARLGEMPKGRRSMHSHSSSVVLALQSRLASMSNQFKQVLEVRSENLKHQNNRREQFSRVAPVVKEIPSILQPDEVSIDFGEDSNFQTQQLALRDDTDSYVQQRAETMHNIESTIVELGGIFQQLAHMVKEQDEAIGRIDANIQEAEMNVEAGHREILKYFQNITNNRALMFKVFGVLIFFFIFFVIFMA, encoded by the exons ATGCACCCTCGTCGTCGTAACGTAGGTGTTCCCGAACGGACACCCTTGTTAGAAGAAGATTTAAATTCGTACAACAAACTCGATAAAAAAGGAAAGTCGCATTTGCCTTATGCATTAGAAAATACACGAAACAGTATTGTACCAAGACTAAGAACTGAAGAAGTTGATACTGTATTTGACTTTCTCGAAGATATTGTATTCGAACCAGTCATGGCAGCGCGTGATAGAACAAACGAATTTGTGTCAACAGTCCGCAGTCTTCAAAGCCGAACTCAAGCAAAGCCAGTTGTAAGAGATAAGCGAAAAGCTGAAGTTCTTGAAACTTATTCACAGTTTATGAGTATGGCAAAAGTTATCAGTAAAAACATTACCAGTACATATGctaaattagaaaaactaGCAATGT tgGCTAAGAAGAAATCATTGTTTGATGATAGACCAGTGGAGATACATGAGTTAACATACATCATAAAGGGTGATTTAAACTCATTAAACCAACAAATTGCCAGATTAGGGGAAATGCCTAAAGGCCGTCGCAGTATGCATAGTCATTCCTCCAGTGTGGTTTTAGCTCTGCAATCAAGATTGGCATCAATGAGCAATCAGTTTAAACAG gtTCTAGAAGTAAGGTCTGAAAATTTAAAGCATCAAAATAATAGAAGAGAGCAGTTTTCTAGAGTAGCACCTGTGGTCAAAGAAATACCATCTATATTGCAGCCAGATGAAGTGAGCATAGATTTTGGTGAAGATTCCAATTTTCAAACTCAGCAGTTGGCTTTAAGAGATGACACAGATTCATATGTTCAACAAAGAGCAGAGACAATGCATAATATAGAGAGCACTATAGTGGAGTTAGGAGGTATATTTCAACAACTGGCGCACATGGTTAAAGAACAAGATGAAGCAATAGGGAGAATTGATGCAAACATTCAAGAAGCAGAAATGAATGTTGAAGCTGGCCACAgagaaatattgaaatattttcaaaacattacaAACAATAGAGCTTTAATGTTCAAAGTTTTTggtgtattaatatttttctttatattctttgttatatttatggcTTAA
- the LOC106714094 gene encoding magnesium transporter NIPA2: protein MSSDDVENDTRYNHLHFLLGLGLAISSSIFIGSSFIIKKLALKKINALGNVRASAGGYGYLKQWMWWLGLTTMGIGEAANLLAYAFAPAALVTPLGALSVLVAAVLSSKFLHEKLNFIGKIGCFLCIIGSIIFVIHSPKTEEVQEFSDLNNMLFDFLFISYVLSIFVMTVIVKIVFVPRFGNSNVVVYLLICSGVGSLTVVFCKAVALGVKETIEGGTNNFNNYIFWLLVLLSVSCIMVQMNYLNKSLDIFNTSIVTPIYYVIFTVLVIISSGILFKEWEKIDVRDMLGCVCGFFILMVAVFTLNAFKDAHLTFKDLNLNARRRNSTNVDPSNNFVITFQRTRSHESTN from the exons ATGAGTTCTGATGATGTGGAAAATGATACGCGATATAaccatttacattttttgctGGGACTGGGGCTAGCGATATCATCGAGTATATTTATTGGttcaagttttattataaagaaattagcattaaagaaaataaatgccCTTGGAAATGTAAGGGCATCAGCAGGAGGCTATGGATATTTAAAGCAATGGATGTGGTGGTTGGGGTTAACTACaa TGGGTATTGGTGAAGCGGCAAATTTATTAGCTTATGCATTTGCACCTGCGGCATTGGTAACTCCATTGGGAGCTCTCAGTGTTCTTGTGGCTGCTGTACTTTCATCAAAGTTTTTACATGAAAAACTTAACTTCATTGGAAAG ATTGGGTGTTTCCTTTGTATAATTGGgtcaataatttttgttatacatTCACCAAAAACAGAAGAAGTTCAGGAATTTTCAGATTtgaataatatgttatttgattttcttttcatatctTATGTCCTTTCAATTTTTGTTATGACTGTGATAGTCAAGATAGTGTTTGTCCCAAGGTTTGGTAATAGCAatgttgttgtttatttattgatatgttCTGGTGTTGGGAGTTTGACTGTTGTATTTTGTAAAGCAGTGGCACTTGGTGTTAAAGAAACTATTGAAGGTGGCaccaataatttcaataattatatattctgGTTGCTGGTATTGTTATCAGTGTCTTGTATAATGGTgcaaatgaattatttaaataaatctttagacatatttaatactagtatTGTAACaccaatttattatgtaatatttactgTATTAGTTATAATTTCTTCTGGTATACTGTTCAAAGAATGGGAAAAAATTGATGTTAGGGATATGTTAGGTTGTGTTTGTggttttttcatattaatggTAGCAGTGTTCACTTTGAATGCATTCAAAGATGctcatttaacatttaaagatttaaatttaaatgcaagAAGAAGAAATTCTACAAATGTTGATCCATCTAATAACTTTGTGATTACTTTCCAAAGAACAAGAAGTCATGAAAGTACCAATTAa